Proteins found in one Salminus brasiliensis chromosome 13, fSalBra1.hap2, whole genome shotgun sequence genomic segment:
- the hacd3 gene encoding very-long-chain (3R)-3-hydroxyacyl-CoA dehydratase isoform X2 has translation MQTLTPHVFWAQRHGEIYLRVEISDAKNIDISVQENVLRFRGQGHGAKGENEYEFSLEFLKPVKAEIKHKSTQRQVNITVRKQAHCWWDRLTMQEKKPVFLAPDFDRWLDESDAEMELKQKEGKKPLTIKRSAFLPAYLGLKKGYLFMYNLVQFLGFSWVFVNMTVRLFILGQDSFYDTFHTIADVMYFCQMLAVIEVINPALGLVKSGVMPAFIQVMGRNFILFVIFGSLEEMQNKPVVFFVFYLWSAIEIFRYPFYMLACIDTEWKALTWLRYTIWMPLYPLGVLAEAVSVIQSVPIFDETKFLSIRLPEALGSSLSFSYVLQLYLLLMFLGLFFNFRYLFKQRRRRFRTKKRKAN, from the exons ATGCAGACCCTCACGCCTCATGTGTTCTGGGCCCAGCGGCACGGCGAGATTTACCTGCGAGTGGAGATCAGCGACGCCAAG AACATTGACATTAGCGTGCAAGAGAACGTCCTCCGCTTTAGAG GCCAGGGTCATGGAGCCAAAGGAGAAAATGAATATGAGTTCAGCTTGGAGTTTCTAAAACCTGTGAAAGCTGAG ATAAAACACAAGTCCACTCAGAGGCAGGTGAATATCACTGTGCGAAAGCAGGCTCATTGTTGGTGGGATCGGCTGACCATGCAGGAGAAGAAGCCTGTCTTTCTGGCCCCTGACTTTGACCGCTGGCTGGATGAGTCCGATGCTGAGATGGAGCTGAAACAAAAG gaaggaaagaaaccTTTGACTATTAAACGCTCTGCTTTTCTCCCAGCTTACCTTGGCTTGAAGAAGGGATATCTCTTCATGTACAACCTGGTTCAGTTCCTGGGGTTCTCATGGGTCTTTGTCAACATGACCGTGCGGCTTTTCATACTGGGGCAAG ATTCTTTCTATGATACATTTCACACAATCGCTGATGTGATGTACTTCTGTCAAATGCTGGCAGTTATCGAGGTTATCAACCCTGCACTGGGGTTGGTTAAGTCTGGGGTGATGCCTGCCTTTATACAG gtaaTGGGGAGGAACTTTATCCTTTTTGTTATCTTCGGTAGCTTAGAGGAGATGCAGAACAAGCcagttgtcttctttgtcttttatctgTGGAGTGCCATTGAAATATTCAG ATACCCCTTCTACATGTTGGCCTGCATTGATACTGAATGGAAGGCACTAACCTGGCTCCGGTACACAATTTGGATGCCGCTGTACCCACTGGGGGTGTTGGCTGAAG CTGTGTCTGTCATCCAGTCTGTCCCCATCTTCGATGAGACCAAATTCCTAAGCATCCGCCTGCCAGAAGCTCTGGGCTCCAGCCTCAGCTTTTCTTATGTCTTGCAGCTTTACCTGCTGCTCATGTTCCTGG GACTCTTCTTCAATTTCCGCTACCTCTTCAAGCAAAGGAGGAGACGATTTCGTACAAAGAAGAGGAAAGCCAACTGA
- the ppcdc gene encoding phosphopantothenoylcysteine decarboxylase, which translates to MQPDSYLPSPVPDLNSSGSRYRVLVGVTGSVAALKLPLLVSQLLEIPGVDVRVVTTDHATHFYDLAEVPVRVYTDKNEWGMWSARTDPVLHIELRRWADLLVIAPLDANTLGKIASGICDNLLTCVVRAWDTSRPLLFCPAMNTAMWQHPITAQQVSILQGFGYVEIPCIAKKLICGDEGKGAMAEVSTILETIQQYLPKQMFNPKESGKM; encoded by the exons ATGCAGCCAGACTCGTACCTCCCGAGTCCGGTACCGGACCTGAACTCCAGTGGGTCGCGGTACCGTGTTCTTGTAGGTGTCACCGGCAGCGTTGCAGCGCTTAAATTGCCTCTGTTGGTGTCGCAGCTTCTTGAAATCCCAGGG GTTGATGTACGTGTAGTTACCACAGACCATGCCACCCATTTTTACGATCTTGCTGAGGTTCCCGTCCGTGTTTACACAGACAAGAATGAGTGGGGG ATGTGGTCGGCGCGCACTGACCCTGTGCTGCACATTGAGCTGAGACGATGGGCCGACCTGCTAGTCATTGCTCCGCTGGATGCAAACACACTCGGCAAGATAGCCAGCGGTATCTGTGACAACCTCCTG ACATGTGTGGTACGAGCATGGGACACAAGCCGTCCTCTACTGTTCTGTCCTGCCATGAACACTGCTATGTGGCAGCACCCGATCACTGCGCAGCAAGTGTCCATCCTTCAGGGCTTTGGCTATGTGGAGATACCCTGCATTGCTAAGAAGCTGATCTGTGGAGATGAAG GTAAAGGCGCGATGGCAGAGGTATCAACTATTTTGGAGACGATCCAGCAGTACCTTCCGAAACAGATGTTTAATCCCAAAGAGAGTGGAAAAATGTGA
- the hacd3 gene encoding very-long-chain (3R)-3-hydroxyacyl-CoA dehydratase isoform X1, with translation MQTLTPHVFWAQRHGEIYLRVEISDAKNIDISVQENVLRFRGQGHGAKGENEYEFSLEFLKPVKAEIKHKSTQRQVNITVRKQAHCWWDRLTMQEKKPVFLAPDFDRWLDESDAEMELKQKEEKINKVSVESRIRKDPYLGLKKGYLFMYNLVQFLGFSWVFVNMTVRLFILGQDSFYDTFHTIADVMYFCQMLAVIEVINPALGLVKSGVMPAFIQVMGRNFILFVIFGSLEEMQNKPVVFFVFYLWSAIEIFRYPFYMLACIDTEWKALTWLRYTIWMPLYPLGVLAEAVSVIQSVPIFDETKFLSIRLPEALGSSLSFSYVLQLYLLLMFLGLFFNFRYLFKQRRRRFRTKKRKAN, from the exons ATGCAGACCCTCACGCCTCATGTGTTCTGGGCCCAGCGGCACGGCGAGATTTACCTGCGAGTGGAGATCAGCGACGCCAAG AACATTGACATTAGCGTGCAAGAGAACGTCCTCCGCTTTAGAG GCCAGGGTCATGGAGCCAAAGGAGAAAATGAATATGAGTTCAGCTTGGAGTTTCTAAAACCTGTGAAAGCTGAG ATAAAACACAAGTCCACTCAGAGGCAGGTGAATATCACTGTGCGAAAGCAGGCTCATTGTTGGTGGGATCGGCTGACCATGCAGGAGAAGAAGCCTGTCTTTCTGGCCCCTGACTTTGACCGCTGGCTGGATGAGTCCGATGCTGAGATGGAGCTGAAACAAAAG gaagagaaaataaataaagtgagcGTTGAGTCAAGGATTCGAAAGGACC CTTACCTTGGCTTGAAGAAGGGATATCTCTTCATGTACAACCTGGTTCAGTTCCTGGGGTTCTCATGGGTCTTTGTCAACATGACCGTGCGGCTTTTCATACTGGGGCAAG ATTCTTTCTATGATACATTTCACACAATCGCTGATGTGATGTACTTCTGTCAAATGCTGGCAGTTATCGAGGTTATCAACCCTGCACTGGGGTTGGTTAAGTCTGGGGTGATGCCTGCCTTTATACAG gtaaTGGGGAGGAACTTTATCCTTTTTGTTATCTTCGGTAGCTTAGAGGAGATGCAGAACAAGCcagttgtcttctttgtcttttatctgTGGAGTGCCATTGAAATATTCAG ATACCCCTTCTACATGTTGGCCTGCATTGATACTGAATGGAAGGCACTAACCTGGCTCCGGTACACAATTTGGATGCCGCTGTACCCACTGGGGGTGTTGGCTGAAG CTGTGTCTGTCATCCAGTCTGTCCCCATCTTCGATGAGACCAAATTCCTAAGCATCCGCCTGCCAGAAGCTCTGGGCTCCAGCCTCAGCTTTTCTTATGTCTTGCAGCTTTACCTGCTGCTCATGTTCCTGG GACTCTTCTTCAATTTCCGCTACCTCTTCAAGCAAAGGAGGAGACGATTTCGTACAAAGAAGAGGAAAGCCAACTGA
- the ints14 gene encoding integrator complex subunit 14, giving the protein MPTVVLMDASLSMTRPVSLEGSEEFQRKNLAVHGLTMLFEHMATNYRLEFTALVVFSSLWELMVPFTRDYNTLQEALNNLEDYDKTCLEAALQGVSNVVQQEWGSTCPCQVVLVTDGALGIGRGSLRHSLATLKQRGEDKKFPLPFPFSSKLYIMCIASAEELQATDAMDNLEQLLALSGGEGQIFTMDGPLCLKNVQAMFGKLIDQAYTPFHAVLRCGNLTSDVQVFPRPEPVLLDEEVDPIPKSVLTELEIVGFIEIGDIASPPVLSRHLVLPIAVNKETDEVGAGTTDDMEEETSTNQMAGKSPNFCVLLHGSLKVEGMVALVQLGSDWYGMLYSQADSKKKSNLMMSLFEPGPLPLPWLGKMSQLGPISDALENPYGEDDSKSPFPVQPKNKRSYAQNVTVWIKASGLQTDVQKILRNARKLPEKTQTFYKELNRLRKAALAFGFWELLKGVAELLERECTLLPDSAHPDAAFQLSHAAQQLKLASTGDSQYAAFEQNITPMLTDFSGGGGGAERM; this is encoded by the exons ATGCCAACTGTGGTTCTGATGGACGCGTCGCTCTCCATGACACGACCTGTGTCTTTGGAGGGCAGTGAAGAGTTTCAGAGGAAGAATCTGGCTGTTCACGGCCTGACCATGCTGTTTGAGCATATGGCTACGAATTACAGGCTAGAGTTCACAGCCCTTGTAGTATTTTCTTCCCTCTGGGAGCTCATGGTGCCTTTCACCAGAGACTACAACACTTTACAG GAGGCCTTGAACAATCTGGAGGACTATGATAAAACCTGCCTTGAGGCAGCCCTGCAGGGAGTCAGTAACGTTGTGCAGCAGGAGTGGGGCAGCACCTGTCCCTGCCAG GTGGTACTGGTTACTGACGGAGCTCTGGGCATCGGCCGTGGTTCTCTGCGCCACTCCCTGGCCACACTTAAGCAACGTGGAGAAGACAAGAAGTTCCCTCTACCTTTCCCTTTCTCCTCCAAACTGTACATCATGTGCATTGCCAGTGCAGAGGAG CTCCAAGCCACGGATGCCATGGACAATTTGGAGCAACTGCTCGCATTAAGTGGTGGAGAGGGACAGATATTTACGATGGATGGACCACTGTGTCTGAAAAATGTTCAAGCAATGTTTGG GAAACTTATCGACCAGGCATACACACCCTTTCACGCAGTGTTGCGCTGTGGGAACTTGACCTCAGATGTGCAGGTCTTCCCTAGGCCAGAACCCGTGCTGCTGGATGAGGAGGTTGATCCAATACCAAAATCAGTGCTCACAG AGCTGGAGATAGTGGGCTTCATTGAGATCGGTGACATCGCCAGTCCTCCAGTCCTTTCCAGACACCTTGTCCTCCCCATAGCCGTAAACAAAG AAACAGATGAAGTGGGAGCAGGGACGACTGATGATATGGAAGAGGAGACTTCAACTAATCAAATGGCAGGAAAGAGCCCTAATTTCTGTGTTCTCCTGCATGGCAGTCTGAAAGTGGAGGGCATGGTCGCCCTTGTGCAGCTCGG GTCTGACTGGTATGGAATGCTGTACTCCCAGGCAGATAGTAAAAAGAAGTCCAATCTAATGATGTCGCTTTTTGAGCCTGGCCCACTGCCTCTTCCATGGCTGGGGAAAATGTCTCAGCTTGGACCCATCTCAG ATGCTCTAGAGAATCCCTATGGTGAAGATGACAGCAAAAGCCCTTTCCCCGTCCAGCCAAAAAATAAACGCAGCTACGCCCAAAACGTCACTGTTTGGATCAAAGCCAGTGGACTGCAG aCAGATGTGCAGAAAATCCTCCGAAATGCAAGAAAACTTCCAGAGAAAACACAGACTTTCTACAAG GAGCTCAATCGTCTGCGGAAGGCTGCATTGGCATTTGGTTTCTGGGAACTGCTGAAAGGTGTAGCCGAGCTTCTGGAGAGGGAGTGCACCCTGCTGCCTGACTCTGCGCACCCGGATGCTGCTTTCCAGCTCTCTCATGCGGCCCAGCAACTCAAGCTGGCCAGTACTGGAGATTCCCAGTATGCTGCCTTTGAACAGAACATCACTCCCATGCTCACTGACTTCTCAGGGGGAGGAGGTGGAGCTGAGAGGATGTAG